A window of Excalfactoria chinensis isolate bCotChi1 chromosome Z, bCotChi1.hap2, whole genome shotgun sequence contains these coding sequences:
- the NMRK1 gene encoding nicotinamide riboside kinase 1 isoform X2, which translates to MLSGGKEELQRKQAMKILVIGLGGVTNGGKTTLAEKLKKLLPNCDTISQDDFFKPESEVETDERGFKLYDVLDALYMDEMVKSIHNWMKSHTGSGVVTEEPVDTSNSLKTTEDVYILIVEGFLLYNYEPLNELWNRRYFVTLPYEECKRRRSTRVYQPADTPGYFDGHVWPMYLKYKNEMEESASNIVYLDGTKSQQELLSCVYNDIIQELKKLREGR; encoded by the exons ATGCTCAGTGG TGGAAAGGAagaactgcagagaaaacaagcaatgaAAATACTGGTGATTGGCCTTGGAGG AGTTAcaaatggaggaaaaacaacattaGCAGAAAAGCTTAAGAAACTGCTTCCGAACTGTGATACAATCTCTCAAGATGACTTCTTTAAG ccAGAGTCTGAAGTAGAAACAGATGAACGTGGATTTAAGCTGTATGATG TACTTGATGCCCTCTATATGGATGAAATGGTGAAAAGTATTCACAATTGGATGAAAAGCCATACAGGCTCAGGCGTTGTGACTGAAGAACCAGTGGACACATCTAACAGTCTAAAGACGACAGAAGATGTTTATATTTTGATTGTTGAAGGCTTCCTGCTGTATAATTATGA GCCGCTCAATGAACTTTGGAATAGAAGATATTTTGTGACCCTTCCTTATGAAGAGTGTAAAAGGAGAAGGAG CACCAGAGTCTATCAGCCAGCAGATACACCCGGGTACTTCGATGGACATGTGTGGCCTATGTAcctgaaatataaaaatgaaatggaagaaagtgCAAGTAACATTG tttattTAGATGGAACTAAATCCCAACAAGAGCTTTTATCCTGTGTGTATAATGATATAATACAGGAATTAAAAAAGCTTAGAGAAGGAA GATGA
- the NMRK1 gene encoding nicotinamide riboside kinase 1 isoform X4, producing MKILVIGLGGVTNGGKTTLAEKLKKLLPNCDTISQDDFFKPESEVETDERGFKLYDVLDALYMDEMVKSIHNWMKSHTGSGVVTEEPVDTSNSLKTTEDVYILIVEGFLLYNYEPLNELWNRRYFVTLPYEECKRRRSTRVYQPADTPGYFDGHVWPMYLKYKNEMEESASNIVYLDGTKSQQELLSCVYNDIIQELKKLREGR from the exons atgaAAATACTGGTGATTGGCCTTGGAGG AGTTAcaaatggaggaaaaacaacattaGCAGAAAAGCTTAAGAAACTGCTTCCGAACTGTGATACAATCTCTCAAGATGACTTCTTTAAG ccAGAGTCTGAAGTAGAAACAGATGAACGTGGATTTAAGCTGTATGATG TACTTGATGCCCTCTATATGGATGAAATGGTGAAAAGTATTCACAATTGGATGAAAAGCCATACAGGCTCAGGCGTTGTGACTGAAGAACCAGTGGACACATCTAACAGTCTAAAGACGACAGAAGATGTTTATATTTTGATTGTTGAAGGCTTCCTGCTGTATAATTATGA GCCGCTCAATGAACTTTGGAATAGAAGATATTTTGTGACCCTTCCTTATGAAGAGTGTAAAAGGAGAAGGAG CACCAGAGTCTATCAGCCAGCAGATACACCCGGGTACTTCGATGGACATGTGTGGCCTATGTAcctgaaatataaaaatgaaatggaagaaagtgCAAGTAACATTG tttattTAGATGGAACTAAATCCCAACAAGAGCTTTTATCCTGTGTGTATAATGATATAATACAGGAATTAAAAAAGCTTAGAGAAGGAA GATGA
- the NMRK1 gene encoding nicotinamide riboside kinase 1 isoform X1, which yields MLSGGKEELQRKQAMKILVIGLGGVTNGGKTTLAEKLKKLLPNCDTISQDDFFKPESEVETDERGFKLYDVLDALYMDEMVKSIHNWMKSHTGSGVVTEEPVDTSNSLKTTEDVYILIVEGFLLYNYEPLNELWNRRYFVTLPYEECKRRRSTRVYQPADTPGYFDGHVWPMYLKYKNEMEESASNIVYLDGTKSQQELLSCVYNDIIQELKKLREGNQQVTA from the exons ATGCTCAGTGG TGGAAAGGAagaactgcagagaaaacaagcaatgaAAATACTGGTGATTGGCCTTGGAGG AGTTAcaaatggaggaaaaacaacattaGCAGAAAAGCTTAAGAAACTGCTTCCGAACTGTGATACAATCTCTCAAGATGACTTCTTTAAG ccAGAGTCTGAAGTAGAAACAGATGAACGTGGATTTAAGCTGTATGATG TACTTGATGCCCTCTATATGGATGAAATGGTGAAAAGTATTCACAATTGGATGAAAAGCCATACAGGCTCAGGCGTTGTGACTGAAGAACCAGTGGACACATCTAACAGTCTAAAGACGACAGAAGATGTTTATATTTTGATTGTTGAAGGCTTCCTGCTGTATAATTATGA GCCGCTCAATGAACTTTGGAATAGAAGATATTTTGTGACCCTTCCTTATGAAGAGTGTAAAAGGAGAAGGAG CACCAGAGTCTATCAGCCAGCAGATACACCCGGGTACTTCGATGGACATGTGTGGCCTATGTAcctgaaatataaaaatgaaatggaagaaagtgCAAGTAACATTG tttattTAGATGGAACTAAATCCCAACAAGAGCTTTTATCCTGTGTGTATAATGATATAATACAGGAATTAAAAAAGCTTAGAGAAGGAA atcagCAGGTCACAGCATGA
- the NMRK1 gene encoding nicotinamide riboside kinase 1 isoform X3: MKILVIGLGGVTNGGKTTLAEKLKKLLPNCDTISQDDFFKPESEVETDERGFKLYDVLDALYMDEMVKSIHNWMKSHTGSGVVTEEPVDTSNSLKTTEDVYILIVEGFLLYNYEPLNELWNRRYFVTLPYEECKRRRSTRVYQPADTPGYFDGHVWPMYLKYKNEMEESASNIVYLDGTKSQQELLSCVYNDIIQELKKLREGNQQVTA; encoded by the exons atgaAAATACTGGTGATTGGCCTTGGAGG AGTTAcaaatggaggaaaaacaacattaGCAGAAAAGCTTAAGAAACTGCTTCCGAACTGTGATACAATCTCTCAAGATGACTTCTTTAAG ccAGAGTCTGAAGTAGAAACAGATGAACGTGGATTTAAGCTGTATGATG TACTTGATGCCCTCTATATGGATGAAATGGTGAAAAGTATTCACAATTGGATGAAAAGCCATACAGGCTCAGGCGTTGTGACTGAAGAACCAGTGGACACATCTAACAGTCTAAAGACGACAGAAGATGTTTATATTTTGATTGTTGAAGGCTTCCTGCTGTATAATTATGA GCCGCTCAATGAACTTTGGAATAGAAGATATTTTGTGACCCTTCCTTATGAAGAGTGTAAAAGGAGAAGGAG CACCAGAGTCTATCAGCCAGCAGATACACCCGGGTACTTCGATGGACATGTGTGGCCTATGTAcctgaaatataaaaatgaaatggaagaaagtgCAAGTAACATTG tttattTAGATGGAACTAAATCCCAACAAGAGCTTTTATCCTGTGTGTATAATGATATAATACAGGAATTAAAAAAGCTTAGAGAAGGAA atcagCAGGTCACAGCATGA
- the OSTF1 gene encoding osteoclast-stimulating factor 1, translated as MSKPPPKPAKPGQVKVFRALYTFEPRTPDELYFEEGDIIYISDMSDTNWWKGTCKGRTGLIPSNYVAEQAESIDNPLHEAAKRGNLSWLRECLDNRVGVNGLDKAGNTALYWACHGGHKDIVDVLFTQANLELNQQNKLGDTALHAAAWKGYADIVEMLLAKGARTDLKNNEKKLALDMATNAACASLLKKKQTAGTARTLSNAEEYLDDEDSD; from the exons ATGTCCAAGCCACCGCCCAAGCCCGCTAAGCCAG gacaGGTTAAAGTGTTCAGGGCCCTATATACATTTGAGCCCAGAACG ccagATGAACTGTACTTTGAAGAAGGTGACATCATTTACATCTCAGACATG AGTGATACAAATTGGTGGAAAGGAACTTGCAAAGGGAGAACTGGATTAATTCCAAGCAACTATG tggcAGAACAAGCTGAGTCTATTGATAACCCCCTGCATGAAGCTGCCAAGCGAG GCAACCTAAGTTGGTTGAGAGAGTGTCTGGATAACCGAGTTGGAGTCAATGGCTTAGACAAAGCTGGAAATACAGCTCTCTATTGGGCATGCCATGGAGGCCACAAAG ataTAGTGGATGTTCTGTTTACCCAAGCAAACCTAGAGCTGAACCAGCAG AACAAATTGGGAGACACAGCTTTGCATGCTGCTGCATGGAAAGGTTATGCAGATATTGTAGAGATGCTGCTGGCAAAGG GGGCAAGAACAGATCTGAAGAACAATGAGAAGAAACTGGCTTTAGACATGGCAACCAATGCAGCTTGTGCTTCACTTCTTAAGAAGAAACAGACTGCAg gtACAGCTCGAACATTAAGTAATGCAGAGGAATACCTTGATGATGAAGATTCTGATTAG